In Paracoccus fistulariae, a single window of DNA contains:
- a CDS encoding CaiB/BaiF CoA transferase family protein, whose product MVAALQGIRIVEFAGLGPTPFAAMWLAEHGAQVVRIVRPEEQPLLGPHRDLLNRGRDWVELDLKRPQDHAVARELVLRADALIEGMRPGVMERLGLGPADFADNPRLVYGRMTGWGQSGPLSDSAGHDITYLAITGALHAIGPAEHPVPPLNLLGDFAGGSMYLVSGMLAAMLRASRTGRGQVVDAAITDGVAHLMTMISGLRMANLWSDRREANLLDGGAPYYSLYRCADGGFLAIGAIEPKFWSRLLELLGIAADSLPDRGDPDNWPAIRARLEQVIARRSRDEWARLLEGQDACAAPVLSIDEAPRHPHNIARRSFSGHEPMPAPRLSATPPHIRSGQEIRAEVALQRWL is encoded by the coding sequence ATGGTCGCAGCATTGCAAGGCATCCGTATCGTCGAATTCGCCGGTCTTGGTCCGACGCCTTTCGCGGCGATGTGGCTGGCCGAACATGGCGCGCAGGTCGTCCGCATCGTGCGCCCGGAGGAACAGCCGCTGCTGGGCCCGCATCGCGATTTGCTGAACCGTGGCCGGGATTGGGTCGAACTGGACCTGAAACGCCCGCAGGATCATGCCGTCGCCCGCGAACTGGTGCTGCGCGCCGATGCGCTGATCGAAGGGATGCGCCCCGGCGTGATGGAGCGTCTGGGCCTTGGTCCAGCGGATTTCGCCGATAATCCCCGACTGGTCTATGGCCGCATGACGGGATGGGGGCAATCCGGGCCTTTGTCCGACAGCGCGGGCCATGACATCACCTATCTGGCGATCACCGGCGCGCTGCACGCCATCGGTCCTGCCGAACATCCGGTCCCGCCGCTGAACCTGCTGGGGGATTTCGCGGGCGGGTCGATGTATCTGGTCTCGGGCATGCTGGCGGCAATGCTGCGCGCCAGCCGCACGGGGCGCGGGCAGGTGGTGGATGCCGCGATTACCGATGGTGTCGCGCATCTGATGACCATGATTTCGGGGCTGCGCATGGCAAACCTGTGGTCTGACCGGCGCGAGGCCAACCTGCTGGACGGCGGTGCGCCCTATTACAGTCTGTATCGCTGTGCCGATGGCGGTTTTCTGGCCATCGGGGCGATCGAGCCGAAATTCTGGTCGAGATTGCTTGAACTGCTGGGGATCGCGGCCGACAGCCTGCCGGATCGTGGCGATCCCGACAATTGGCCCGCGATCCGGGCACGGCTGGAACAGGTGATCGCACGCCGCTCTCGTGACGAATGGGCGCGGCTGCTGGAGGGGCAGGACGCCTGCGCCGCCCCCGTCCTGTCGATCGACGAGGCCCCGCGCCATCCCCATAACATCGCGCGCCGCAGCTTTTCGGGACATGAGCCGATGCCAGCGCCGCGTCTGTCGGCCACGCCGCCCCATATTCGCAGCGGGCAGGAAATCCGGGCCGAGGTCGCGCTGCAACGCTGGTTGTGA
- a CDS encoding sensor histidine kinase, which yields MRPTTIRWRLMLAGAVAILIALGLSAVGLSLLFERHVERVAVNDLEARARALAGIVETDPAGRPFLHDPPSDPLYHQPYSGHYWQISLGTDERRSRSLWDFRLTPPAEAAAPGATRVLSLPGPQGERLLVLEQSLLVRDATGAPLPLRILVATERTALQEAKRDFVTSLLPFLGILAALLLAAFWMQIRIGLQPLSQVSKRVTALNSGQRARIGTDLPDEVVPLSRQIDQLLDARDVELDRARHRAADLAHGFKTPLQALLGDAEKLRDQGKPALADSIETVVVAMRRLVDRELTRARIQSDRSSAEASPDQVINRVVKVLKRTPIGSDISWQTQTDPGLLARIDADDLTEAMGALLENAMRHAQGAVSVTAERQGGQALITIRDDGPGVPEAALSKLARRGVRLDESSEGDGIGLAIVADIVDAADGEVSFQNADPGLLVQISLHAR from the coding sequence ATGAGGCCGACCACCATCCGCTGGCGGCTGATGCTTGCAGGCGCGGTTGCCATCCTGATCGCCCTGGGGCTGTCGGCAGTCGGGCTGTCGCTGTTATTCGAACGCCATGTCGAACGCGTCGCCGTCAATGATCTAGAGGCGCGGGCACGGGCCCTTGCGGGAATAGTCGAGACCGATCCCGCAGGCCGCCCCTTCCTGCATGATCCGCCCTCGGACCCCCTGTATCACCAGCCCTATTCGGGCCATTACTGGCAGATCAGTCTGGGGACGGATGAACGCCGCTCCAGATCGCTGTGGGATTTTCGCCTGACGCCCCCGGCAGAGGCGGCCGCGCCCGGCGCAACGCGGGTGCTGTCGCTGCCGGGCCCGCAGGGGGAACGTCTGCTGGTGCTGGAACAAAGCCTGCTGGTCAGGGACGCGACGGGCGCCCCGCTGCCGCTGCGCATTCTGGTCGCGACCGAGCGGACGGCGTTGCAAGAGGCCAAGCGCGATTTCGTCACCTCGCTGCTGCCGTTTCTGGGCATTCTGGCCGCGCTGTTGCTGGCGGCTTTCTGGATGCAGATCCGCATCGGGCTGCAGCCGCTGTCGCAGGTCAGCAAGCGGGTGACGGCGTTGAATTCGGGGCAGCGCGCGCGGATCGGCACCGATCTGCCCGATGAGGTCGTGCCGCTGTCGCGCCAGATCGATCAGCTTCTGGATGCGCGCGACGTGGAACTGGACCGCGCCCGCCACCGCGCCGCGGATCTGGCGCATGGCTTCAAGACGCCCTTGCAGGCGCTGCTGGGCGATGCCGAAAAGCTGCGCGATCAGGGCAAGCCCGCGCTGGCTGACAGCATTGAAACCGTCGTGGTCGCCATGCGTCGCCTTGTGGACCGTGAACTGACGCGGGCGCGGATCCAATCGGATCGCAGCAGCGCCGAGGCATCGCCCGATCAGGTGATCAATCGCGTCGTGAAGGTGCTGAAGCGGACCCCGATTGGTTCCGATATCAGCTGGCAGACGCAGACCGACCCGGGGCTTCTGGCCAGAATCGATGCCGATGATTTGACCGAAGCGATGGGCGCGCTGCTGGAAAACGCGATGCGCCATGCGCAAGGCGCGGTGTCAGTCACCGCCGAGCGGCAGGGCGGTCAGGCGCTGATCACCATTCGCGATGACGGCCCCGGCGTGCCCGAGGCCGCGCTGAGCAAGCTGGCGCGACGGGGTGTCCGGCTGGATGAAAGCAGCGAGGGGGACGGCATCGGGCTGGCCATCGTCGCCGATATCGTCGATGCGGCGGATGGCGAGGTCAGCTTTCAGAATGCGGATCCGGGCCTGCTGGTTCAGATCAGCCTGCACGCCAGATAG
- a CDS encoding response regulator transcription factor, with the protein MRALIVEDESRIATDLQRALESAGFRVEHVDNGEDAWFQGGTENYDLIVLDLGLPRLDGLTVLKRWRAEGCESPVLILTARGAWTERVEGIDAGADDYLPKPFRMEELIARARALVRRSGGRAASVQQVGRLSVDINRMQIAIEGVPVPVTPLEFRLLAYLTLHRDRVVPPTELLEHLYGDDDAKEANAVEAVITRLRRKIGPGVIATRRGFGYALDSGA; encoded by the coding sequence GCGCCCTTATTGTCGAAGACGAGTCGCGAATTGCGACGGACCTGCAACGCGCACTGGAATCCGCGGGATTTCGGGTCGAACATGTCGATAACGGAGAGGATGCGTGGTTTCAGGGCGGCACCGAAAACTATGACCTGATCGTGCTGGATCTGGGTCTGCCGCGTCTGGACGGGCTGACCGTGCTGAAACGATGGCGGGCCGAGGGATGCGAAAGCCCCGTGCTGATCCTGACCGCGCGGGGCGCCTGGACCGAACGGGTCGAAGGTATCGACGCGGGCGCCGATGATTACCTGCCCAAGCCCTTCCGCATGGAGGAACTGATCGCCCGCGCCCGCGCGCTGGTGCGGCGGTCGGGCGGTCGCGCGGCCTCGGTCCAGCAGGTCGGGCGGCTGTCGGTCGATATCAACCGGATGCAGATCGCGATCGAGGGCGTGCCGGTGCCGGTCACGCCGCTGGAATTCCGCCTACTGGCCTATCTGACTCTGCACCGCGACCGTGTCGTGCCGCCGACCGAATTGCTGGAGCATCTTTACGGCGATGACGACGCGAAAGAGGCCAATGCCGTCGAGGCGGTCATCACCCGCCTGCGCCGCAAGATCGGACCGGGCGTCATCGCCACGCGGCGCGGCTTTGGCTACGCGCTGGACAGCGGGGCATGA
- the rpmA gene encoding 50S ribosomal protein L27 gives MAHKKAGGSSRNGRDSAGRRLGVKLYGGQEAIAGNIIVRQRGTKWWPGTNVGMGKDHTLFALTDGQISFRKGLKGRTYISVVPASLEAAE, from the coding sequence ATGGCACATAAGAAAGCAGGCGGTTCGTCCCGTAACGGCCGCGACTCAGCCGGTCGCCGTCTTGGCGTCAAGCTGTATGGCGGTCAGGAAGCCATTGCAGGCAACATCATCGTGCGCCAGCGCGGCACCAAGTGGTGGCCGGGCACGAATGTCGGCATGGGCAAGGATCATACCCTGTTCGCACTGACCGATGGCCAGATCAGCTTCCGCAAGGGACTGAAGGGCCGCACTTATATTTCCGTGGTACCGGCCTCTCTCGAGGCAGCCGAGTAA
- a CDS encoding GNAT family N-acetyltransferase, which produces MDDLTINTQVLSQPVIETERFILRPLRPSDAGMIAHYTADRRVAEGTRAIPHPLPPGASESFVIRSMSVDRTEDVWAIDGSAYKLAELLGVVSLTQMEGDQSELGFWIGAGFWNTGFATEAVDAVVKANPHKSRTLFAEVFQDNPGSARVLTNCGFVYLGDAESWSVARNARVPTWTYVRKMG; this is translated from the coding sequence TTGGATGATTTGACCATCAACACGCAGGTGTTGAGCCAGCCAGTCATCGAAACCGAACGCTTCATACTGCGTCCCTTGCGTCCGTCGGATGCCGGGATGATTGCCCATTATACCGCCGATCGCCGCGTCGCCGAGGGCACCCGTGCGATCCCGCATCCGCTGCCGCCGGGCGCATCCGAAAGTTTCGTGATCCGCTCGATGAGCGTGGATCGGACCGAAGATGTCTGGGCCATTGACGGCTCGGCCTACAAGCTTGCCGAATTGCTGGGCGTCGTGTCCCTGACGCAGATGGAGGGCGATCAGTCCGAACTTGGCTTCTGGATAGGCGCGGGCTTCTGGAATACCGGCTTCGCGACAGAGGCTGTCGATGCCGTCGTCAAGGCCAATCCGCATAAATCGCGCACCCTGTTTGCCGAAGTGTTTCAGGACAATCCCGGCTCGGCCCGCGTGCTGACCAATTGCGGCTTTGTCTATCTGGGCGATGCCGAAAGCTGGTCGGTCGCACGCAATGCCCGCGTGCCGACCTGGACCTACGTGCGCAAGATGGGCTGA
- a CDS encoding zinc-binding metallopeptidase family protein, translated as MQSFTCPASGNRVFFDNLSCGCGAQLYYDPEARTMLNEAAPCVNRDSIGCNWMAEPGQLWCRSCLMTDVVPDLSVGDNRQLLARAERAKRWVLANLSNWGWFTQADPGPRPRFRMMSERIGDSEEPVMMGHANGIITINVTEADELIRLQRQHQLREQYRSMVGHLRHEIAHFLFTRLSAQPEFLPAFREIFGDERADYGAALQAHYANPKPPKGDYITDYATAHPHEDWAETTAHLLHMVDFTDSFVNAGLSMSGLPPDYAPYQDGNAEHLLTITTDVAIAINDINRALDNSDLYPFVLTPRIREKLTFVHDWITDHALPAQ; from the coding sequence ATGCAAAGTTTTACGTGCCCGGCCAGCGGAAACCGCGTCTTTTTCGACAACCTCTCCTGCGGCTGCGGGGCGCAGCTTTACTACGACCCCGAGGCGCGCACCATGCTGAATGAGGCCGCCCCATGCGTCAATCGCGACAGCATCGGCTGCAACTGGATGGCGGAACCTGGCCAGCTCTGGTGCCGGTCCTGCCTGATGACGGATGTGGTGCCGGATCTGTCGGTCGGCGACAACCGCCAGCTTCTGGCGCGGGCCGAGCGGGCGAAACGGTGGGTGCTGGCCAATCTGTCGAACTGGGGCTGGTTCACCCAGGCGGATCCCGGCCCCCGCCCGCGCTTTCGCATGATGTCAGAGCGGATCGGCGACAGCGAAGAGCCGGTGATGATGGGCCATGCCAATGGCATCATCACCATCAATGTTACCGAGGCGGATGAGCTGATCCGCCTGCAAAGACAGCACCAACTGCGCGAGCAGTACCGCTCGATGGTGGGGCATCTGCGGCATGAGATCGCGCATTTCCTGTTCACCCGCCTTTCGGCCCAGCCCGAGTTCCTGCCCGCCTTCCGCGAGATTTTCGGGGATGAGCGCGCCGATTACGGTGCGGCCCTGCAAGCGCATTACGCAAATCCGAAGCCGCCAAAAGGCGACTATATCACCGATTACGCCACCGCCCATCCGCATGAGGATTGGGCCGAGACAACTGCGCATCTGCTGCATATGGTCGATTTCACCGACAGTTTCGTGAATGCGGGCCTGTCCATGTCGGGATTACCCCCGGATTACGCCCCCTATCAGGACGGAAATGCCGAACATCTTCTGACCATCACCACCGATGTCGCCATCGCCATCAATGACATCAACCGGGCGCTGGACAATTCGGACCTTTATCCCTTCGTGCTGACCCCGCGCATCCGCGAAAAGCTGACCTTCGTGCATGACTGGATCACCGATCACGCCCTGCCCGCGCAATAG
- a CDS encoding 50S ribosomal protein L21: MFAVLKTGGKQYKVQAGDVLRVEKLSAAAGDKVQFNDILMVGSTLGMPLVDGACVQAEVIDQIKADKVITYVKRRRKHSSQRTRGHRQQLTLLRVTDVLEKGADKTGVMAAVGARTAGAQKPATAAKPAKAEAAASVGTRPSNLLDAARDGQADDLKLISGVGPKLEELLHENGVYHFDQIAAWKKKEIEYMDDKLSFHGRIERDEWIKQAKELAKGKKD; the protein is encoded by the coding sequence ATGTTCGCTGTTCTGAAAACTGGCGGCAAGCAATACAAGGTGCAGGCAGGCGATGTGCTGCGCGTTGAAAAGCTGAGTGCCGCAGCTGGCGACAAAGTCCAGTTCAACGATATTCTGATGGTCGGCTCGACCCTGGGTATGCCGCTGGTCGATGGTGCCTGCGTTCAGGCCGAAGTGATCGACCAGATCAAGGCTGACAAGGTCATCACCTATGTCAAGCGCCGCCGCAAGCACAGCTCGCAGCGGACCCGTGGCCACCGTCAGCAACTGACCCTGCTGCGCGTGACCGACGTGCTGGAAAAAGGCGCCGACAAGACCGGCGTGATGGCTGCTGTCGGTGCCCGCACCGCTGGCGCGCAGAAGCCCGCCACCGCCGCGAAGCCCGCCAAGGCAGAGGCTGCCGCTTCGGTCGGCACCCGCCCGTCGAACCTGCTCGACGCGGCGCGCGACGGTCAGGCCGACGATCTGAAACTGATCTCGGGTGTTGGTCCCAAGCTGGAGGAACTCCTGCACGAGAACGGCGTTTACCACTTTGATCAGATCGCGGCCTGGAAGAAGAAAGAGATCGAGTACATGGACGATAAGCTGTCGTTCCATGGCCGGATCGAACGTGACGAATGGATCAAGCAGGCCAAGGAATTGGCCAAAGGCAAGAAGGACTAA
- a CDS encoding LLM class flavin-dependent oxidoreductase yields the protein MPYSLLDLSPVPEGFEAADAIQNTLDLAKKAESWGYHRFWLAEHHNMPGIASAATAVLIALVAQATSRMRVGAGGIMLPNHAPLTVAEAFGTLATVFPDRIDLGLGRAPGGDAAVIRALRRDPMADSFPQDVVELLTYFGPENPAAPVRALPGEGTNVPIWILGSSLYGAQLAAHLGLPYAFASHFAPGDMDQALQIYRDRFRPSDWLDQPKAMIAINVFAADDADEAHYLRSSMQLGFARLRTGMPGKLPAPTRDLDGAIGAQMRRMVDQALRVTTVGNPAQVEEQLRALIAAYQPDEVILTGQIHDHAARLRSFEIASQVMAGL from the coding sequence ATTCCTTATTCCCTTCTCGATCTGTCGCCCGTGCCCGAGGGGTTCGAGGCCGCAGATGCGATCCAGAACACGCTTGATCTGGCGAAAAAGGCCGAAAGCTGGGGCTATCATCGCTTCTGGCTGGCCGAGCATCATAATATGCCGGGCATCGCCAGCGCCGCGACCGCGGTCCTGATCGCGCTGGTGGCGCAGGCGACCAGCCGGATGCGTGTGGGGGCGGGCGGTATCATGCTGCCCAATCACGCGCCGCTGACCGTGGCCGAAGCCTTTGGCACGCTGGCCACCGTCTTTCCCGACCGGATCGATCTGGGTCTGGGCCGCGCGCCTGGCGGGGATGCGGCCGTCATTCGCGCGCTGCGCCGCGACCCGATGGCCGACAGCTTTCCGCAGGATGTGGTCGAGCTTCTGACCTATTTCGGGCCGGAAAACCCCGCCGCGCCGGTGCGCGCGCTGCCGGGTGAGGGCACGAATGTGCCAATCTGGATCCTGGGCAGCAGCCTTTACGGCGCGCAACTGGCCGCGCATCTGGGGCTGCCCTATGCCTTTGCCAGCCATTTCGCGCCCGGGGATATGGATCAGGCATTGCAGATTTATCGCGACCGCTTTCGCCCGTCGGACTGGCTGGATCAGCCCAAGGCGATGATCGCCATCAATGTCTTTGCCGCCGATGACGCGGATGAGGCGCATTATCTGCGCAGTTCAATGCAATTGGGTTTTGCGCGTCTGCGTACGGGAATGCCGGGCAAGCTTCCGGCGCCGACCCGCGATCTGGATGGCGCCATCGGCGCTCAGATGCGGCGCATGGTGGATCAGGCGCTGCGTGTCACTACCGTCGGCAATCCCGCGCAGGTCGAGGAACAGTTGCGCGCCCTGATCGCCGCATATCAGCCCGATGAGGTGATCCTGACCGGCCAGATCCACGATCACGCGGCCCGATTGCGCAGCTTCGAGATCGCGTCGCAGGTGATGGCGGGGCTGTGA
- a CDS encoding ABC-F family ATP-binding cassette domain-containing protein, whose translation MARAPLLQLTDISLTFGGNPVFQDLSLIVQQGDRVALVGRNGSGKSTLMKVMAGLVEPDRGEVILGAGAHVGYMEQDPDLSGFQTLGEFAASGLPESEAYRVEMAAEGLKFDPARPVSTASGGERRRAALARLLAQAPELMLLDEPTNHLDIEAIGWLEDHLSQTRAAYVIISHDRAFLRRLTRATLWIDRGEVRRQERGFEHFEDWREAVWSAEDDARHKLDRKIKAEARWAVEGISARRKRNQGRVRALADLRAERAAQIRRQGTAAMAFEAGPQSGKRVIEAQGITKSFGDRTILKPFDLRVKRGDRIAFVGPNGAGKTTLIRMLTGEIPPDQGSVTLGTNLDLAVFDQTRSALNPDQSLWESLTGDPEMRVSGRADQVMVRGQPRHVVGYLKDFLFDDAQVRAPVRSLSGGEKARLLLARLMARNSNLLVLDEPTNDLDVETLDLLQDILGDYDGTVLLVSHDRDFIDRVADTTIAMEGDGRAVIYAGGWSDYRAQRGEDAPATAPVSEAPARKPVSAEKPKAAKSGLSFTEKHRLEELPAVISRLEAEIAKLSAFLSDPDLYATAPQKFEKATAALSERQSALEAAEEEWLLLEEKAAG comes from the coding sequence ATGGCACGCGCACCCCTTCTTCAACTGACCGATATTTCGCTGACATTCGGCGGCAACCCCGTCTTTCAGGACCTGTCCCTGATCGTCCAGCAGGGCGACCGGGTGGCATTGGTCGGCCGCAACGGATCCGGCAAATCGACGCTGATGAAGGTGATGGCCGGGCTGGTCGAACCCGACCGGGGCGAGGTGATCCTCGGCGCCGGTGCCCATGTCGGCTATATGGAGCAGGACCCGGATCTGTCGGGCTTCCAGACGCTGGGCGAATTTGCCGCCAGCGGCCTGCCCGAATCCGAGGCCTACCGCGTCGAGATGGCGGCCGAGGGGCTGAAATTCGATCCGGCGCGCCCGGTCTCGACCGCCTCGGGCGGAGAGCGTCGCCGCGCCGCGCTGGCGAGATTGCTGGCGCAGGCGCCGGAACTGATGCTGCTGGACGAGCCGACGAACCATCTGGATATCGAGGCCATCGGCTGGCTGGAAGATCACCTGTCGCAGACCCGCGCGGCCTATGTCATCATCAGCCATGACCGTGCCTTTCTGCGCCGCCTGACCCGCGCGACCCTGTGGATCGACCGGGGCGAGGTGCGTCGGCAGGAACGCGGCTTTGAACATTTCGAGGATTGGCGCGAGGCCGTCTGGTCCGCCGAGGACGACGCCCGGCACAAGCTGGACCGCAAGATCAAGGCCGAGGCGCGTTGGGCGGTCGAGGGTATCAGCGCCCGGCGCAAGCGCAATCAGGGCCGCGTGCGCGCGCTGGCCGATCTGCGGGCGGAGCGCGCGGCGCAGATCCGCAGGCAGGGCACGGCGGCGATGGCCTTCGAGGCCGGTCCGCAATCGGGCAAGCGCGTGATCGAGGCGCAGGGCATCACCAAATCCTTTGGCGACCGCACCATTCTGAAGCCCTTTGACCTGCGGGTGAAACGCGGCGACCGGATTGCCTTTGTCGGCCCGAATGGCGCGGGCAAAACGACCCTGATCAGGATGCTGACAGGCGAGATCCCCCCCGATCAGGGCAGCGTCACGCTGGGCACCAATCTGGATCTGGCGGTGTTCGATCAGACGCGCTCGGCCCTGAACCCGGATCAAAGCCTGTGGGAATCGCTGACCGGCGATCCCGAGATGCGCGTCTCGGGTCGGGCGGATCAGGTGATGGTGCGGGGTCAGCCGCGCCATGTGGTCGGCTATCTGAAGGATTTCCTTTTCGACGATGCGCAGGTCCGCGCGCCGGTGCGCAGCCTGTCGGGCGGCGAAAAGGCCCGGCTGCTGCTGGCGCGGCTGATGGCGCGGAACTCGAACCTTTTGGTGCTGGACGAACCGACCAACGATCTGGATGTCGAAACGCTGGATCTGCTGCAGGATATTCTGGGCGATTATGACGGCACCGTGCTGCTGGTCAGCCACGATCGCGATTTCATCGACCGCGTGGCCGATACCACCATCGCGATGGAAGGCGATGGCCGTGCCGTGATCTATGCCGGAGGGTGGAGCGATTATCGCGCCCAGCGGGGCGAGGATGCGCCTGCGACGGCCCCCGTTTCCGAAGCCCCGGCGCGAAAGCCTGTGTCTGCGGAAAAACCGAAAGCGGCGAAATCGGGCCTCAGCTTTACCGAAAAGCACCGGCTTGAGGAATTGCCCGCTGTGATATCCCGGCTGGAGGCCGAGATCGCCAAGCTGTCGGCATTCCTGTCCGATCCCGATCTTTATGCAACCGCGCCGCAGAAATTCGAAAAGGCGACTGCCGCGCTGTCGGAACGCCAATCCGCGCTGGAAGCCGCCGAGGAAGAATGGTTGCTTCTTGAGGAAAAGGCCGCAGGCTGA